One stretch of Clavelina lepadiformis chromosome 6, kaClaLepa1.1, whole genome shotgun sequence DNA includes these proteins:
- the LOC143462148 gene encoding beta-1,3-galactosyltransferase brn-like — translation MQASYVKLQHQSCKRSNNLEAVNNAATQKEMTLQSRNVTTLNKTYASNKSLYSTISSSAKSNKFLKEPMFYSNNDKSSCLLGKNISWSMIIFIKSAASYGRRREWIRKTWGSIGHLDGATFQIVFVIGQAKATTQALLDEEYDRYGDILQIDVSDAYQDVGFKTLSGMRWTSDKLPHQYFYSSGDDDMMIDLVKLMEAVDKNIAKISEEKWPEFPIICTYETRESGHPIRDKQHKNFISVQDYSEPNWPKFCLGGFYTTSVRVIRQLWEASLTSKRINTDDVFITGILRQKIGMPDEMVVPGISETCQHLDGFFENKFKTMWSERKKKFENKSICFKL, via the exons ATGCAAGCCAGCTATGTAAAGCTTCAACA CCAAAGTTGTAAAAGGTCAAATAATCTCGAAGCCGTTAACAACGCAGCGACGCAGAAGGAAATGACGTTGCAATCAAGAAACGTCACAACCTTGAACAAAACCTACGCTTCCAATAAATCGCTTTATAGCACAATTTCAAGTTCCGCAAAGtcgaacaagtttttaaaagaaccAATGTTTTATTCCAATAACGACAAAAGCAGCTGTTTACTTG GAAAAAACATATCTTGGAGTatgattattttcatcaagtCGGCTGCATCTTACGGGAGACGTCGCGAATGGATTCGTAAAACCTGGGGTTCTATAGGCCATCTCGATGGCGCCACTttccaaattgtttttgtgattggtcaaGCAAAGGCAACGACTCAAGCTTTATTGGACGAGGAATATGACAGATACGGAGATATATTGCAAATCGACGTTTCGGACGCATACCA AGATGTCGGTTTCAAGACGTTATCGGGGATGCGGTGGACCTCAGACAAGCTTCCTCATCAATATTTCTACTCCAGCGGTGATGATGATATGATGATTGATCTCGTAAAATTAATGGAGGCCGTtgataaaaacattgcaaaaatttctgagGAAAAGTGgccagaatttccaatcatttgcaCTTACGAAACAAGAGAATCAGGGCATCCTATACGGgacaaacaacacaaaaattttatttctgtacAAGATTATAGTGAGCCAAACTGGCCCAAGTTTTGCCTCGGTGGATTCTACACAACCAGCGTTCGCGTCATCAGACAATTGTGGGAAGCGTCGTTGACTTCAAAGCGCATAAATACAGACGACGTTTTCATAACTGGAATACTTCGACAGAAAATTGGAATGCCCGATGAAATGGTGGTGCCAGGAATAAGTGAAACCTGCCAACACTTGGAcggtttttttgaaaacaaattcaagaCAATGTGGTCAGaaagaaagaagaaatttgaaaacaagagcatctgttttaaactttaa
- the LOC143463534 gene encoding beta-1,3-galactosyltransferase brn-like: MIIFIKSAASYGRRREWIRNTWGSIGYLDGATFQTVFVIGQADARTQVLLDEEYNRFGDILQVNASDAYQDVGFKTLSGMQWTSDKLPLKDFYSSGDDDMMIDLVKLKEAVDENIAKISEEKWPEFPIICTYETSWVISKPIRGKISKNYISEKDYRWPFWPKYCLGGFYTTSVRVIRQLWEASLTSKRINTDDVFITGILRQKIGMPDEMVVPGISETCQHLGGFIENRFKTIWSERKKKFENKSICFKP; the protein is encoded by the exons atgattattttcatcaagtCGGCTGCATCTTACGGGAGACGTCGCGAATGGATTCGTAACACCTGGGGTTCTATAGGCTATCTCGATGGCGCCACTTTCCaaactgtttttgtgattggtcaaGCGGATGCAAGGACTCAAGTTCTATTGGACGAGGAATATAACAGGTTTGGAGACATATTACAAGTCAACGCTTCGGACGCATACCA AGATGTCGGTTTCAAGACGTTATCGGGGATGCAGTGGACCTCAGATAAGCTTCCCCTCAAAGATTTCTACTCCAGTGGTGATGATGATATGATGATTGATCTCGTAAAATTAAAAGAGGCCgttgatgaaaacattgcaaaaatttctgagGAAAAGTGgccagaatttccaatcatttgcaCTTACGAAACAAGCTGGGTTATAAGCAAGCCTATTCGCGGGAAgatatcaaaaaattatatctCAGAAAAAGATTACCGTTGGCCATTTTGGCCCAAGTATTGCCTCGGTGGATTCTACACAACCAGCGTTCGCGTCATTAGACAATTGTGGGAAGCGTCGTTGACTTCAAAGCGCATAAATACAGACGACGTTTTCATAACTGGAATACTTCGACAGAAAATTGGAATGCCCGATGAAATGGTGGTGCCAGGAATAAGTGAAACCTGCCAACATTTGGGCGGGTTTATTGAAAACAGATTCAAGACAATATGGTCAGaaagaaagaagaaatttgaaaacaagagcATCTGTTTTAAACCTTAA
- the LOC143462154 gene encoding beta-1,3-galactosyltransferase brn-like — protein sequence MTFFVGRNKKLKFFAIVLGLVVWSFLVITMQVRRTNRHHQSSKARQKNAAINTPATQREMTLQAKDISYSNTTDAPISFSSETTSISSKSYEFLQEPTFFSNREINSCLLGKNISWSMIIFIKSAASYGRRREWIRKTWGSIGYLDGVTFQTIFVTGQTDARTQALLDEEHSRYGDILQVDASDAYLDVGLKTLSGMQWTSDKLPRQYFYSSGDDDMMIDLVKLKEAVDENIAKISDENWPEFPIICTYETKESSHPIRDKQDKNFISVQDYSEPNWPKFCLGGFYTTSVRVIRQLWEASLTSKRINTDDVFITGILRQKIGMPDEMVVPGISETCQHLGGFFENKFKTMWSERKMKFENKSICFKL from the exons atgacattttttgttgGTCGCAACAAAAAACTAAAGTTTTTTGCGATTGTGTTGGGGCTTGTGGTTTGGAGTTTTCTGGTGATTACCATGCAAGTCAGACGAACTAACCGCCACCA CCAAAGTAGCAAAGCGCGCCAGAAAAACGCTGCCATTAATACGCCAGCAACGCAGAGAGAAATGACGTTGCAAGCAAAAGACATCTCATATTCGAACACAACCGATGCTCCAATTAGTTTCTCTTCTGAAACAACTTCAATTTCATCGAAATCTTACGAATTTCTGCAGGAGCCAACATTTTTTTCCAACAGAGAAATTAACAGCTGTTTATTAG GAAAAAACATATCTTGGAGCatgattattttcatcaagtCGGCTGCATCCTACGGGAGACGTCGCGAATGGATTCGTAAAACCTGGGGTTCTATTGGCTATCTCGATGGTGTCACCtttcaaactatttttgtAACTGGTCAAACAGATGCGAGAACCCAAGCTCTATTGGACGAGGAACATAGTAGATATGGAGACATATTGCAAGTCGACGCTTCAGATGCATATCT AGATGTCGGTTTGAAGACGTTATCGGGGATGCAGTGGACTTCAGACAAGCTTCCCCGTCAATATTTCTACTCCAGCGGTGATGATGATATGATGATTGATCTCGTAAAACTAAAGGAGGCCgttgatgaaaacattgcaaaaatttctgatgaaaattggccagaatttccaatcatttgcaCTTACGAAACAAAAGAATCATCCCATCCTATACGGGacaaacaagacaaaaattttatttctgtacAAGATTATAGTGAGCCAAACTGGCCCAAGTTTTGCCTCGGTGGATTCTATACAACCAGCGTTCGCGTCATCAGACAATTGTGGGAAGCGTCGTTGACTTCAAAGCGCATAAATACAGACGACGTTTTTATAACTGGAATACTTCGACAGAAAATTGGAATGCCCGATGAAATGGTGGTGCCAGGAATAAGTGAAACCTGCCAACACTTGGGCgggttttttgaaaacaaattcaagaCAATGTGGTCAGAAAGAAAgatgaaatttgaaaacaagagcatctgttttaaactttaa